The following nucleotide sequence is from Zea mays cultivar B73 chromosome 1, Zm-B73-REFERENCE-NAM-5.0, whole genome shotgun sequence.
GTCAATGCTTGCGTATTAGAGCAAGAGTATAGTGTTGTTTAATCTTATTATTTTTATGTTCTACAATTGGAGTGGAGTTATGATTTGATTTGTTTATTATTGTGCACGAAATCACTTTGTATATTTCTTCACTTCTATGTTATATTTTCATGTTCTCATAATTCACGTGAACACATTTATTTGTTGTGTTGCCTAATAGATAGTGTGATCAGAGCCTACACTAAAGTTGCATCCACAACACCAATTTAATCTGGCTCCATGTTCTTTTCTTTTCCCCATACTTGGTACTATATACTTACATACATAGGTTGTTTTGTCGATAAATGAGCCCTCTTCAAATTGCCAGGAGATATCGTTTGAAGAATCCAGTGCGCTACGAATTTAGGTCATTGCTGCACTTTGAACTGAGAGGCTTGCTTAAACAGACAAGTCGAAAGCCAGTACTATGGATATTAGGGAGTTGATTGGTTGTATTCACAAATCACACTTGATTTGTGAAACGTGGGGTTCATTTTTCATCTTGTGCTCATTCATTCTTTTGCGATCACTTATGGCAATACCCTTGTATTTTTAAACAGAAACCATCCACAAATAATGCTATTTTTTTACTCgtattgtttatgttatcttcgcGAACCTGTTCCGAGTGTTCCCTATTATTGTTACCCATGTTGTTCTGTAGTACTTTATACTCCTGATATTTATCTCGACTATCTTTTTTTTTCTAGAATGCCTTTTTATATATTATCATTGTTCCATTTCGATATTAAGTTACTATACCAACATTGACCAGGTATGTGGATGATGGGAGAACCTTTTGGCAGCACATAGTCACTTCTTCTACAGGATGTTCAGATGCACAGTACTTTGAGGAACTCTATCAATACTTTATGACAGAAAAGGTTACATTAACTGTGAAGTGAGCAATGGACATTCTTCGTTGTCTCTGACTTCAACTGGACTGACGAGAAGCTTATTATGCTTGCTAGGCCTGGAAGCTTTGTGACCCCGATGCCGAAAGTGTATTTAAAGCTTTGAGGAAAGCTGGCGTTAAAACTGCAGTCGTCTCCAATTTCGATACCCGTCTACGGCCACTCCTGCAGGCCTTGAAATGTGACCACTGGTTTGATGCAGTTGCAGTCTCTGCAGAGGTTTGTTTACTTGTCCTGTCGTTTCTTCTATTCATGTTAAAACCAGATGGCTTAGTTGCCAGAAATCCTGTACTTCTTTGCAATTCCATGTTGTCATGTTTGTAGTATCTACTATTACCTTCTGCCACTATGACCTAGTGATGTAATGGTTCTTTTTGTATACAAAAATGTTGATATTCAGTTCATAATTTTATTTTCGTATCTCATAATACCATTGTTTCCAAGCAATGTTCCGTGTTGAAAAGTTCTTGTTTCTGTAAACTCTCAGGTTGCAGCAGAGAAGCCGAATCCAATAATATTCTTGAAGGCCTGTGAGTTACTGGGCGTGAAGCCTGAAGAAGCTGTGCACGTTGGCGACGATCGTAGAAATGATATATGGGGAGCGAGAGATGCAGGCTGCGATGCTTGGCTCTGGGGCAGCGACGTTCGCTCTTTCAAGGAGGTATTTCTATTTTTTTTTTCTTGACACCTCGTTTTAGAGGTCTATCTTGACACCAAGATAATAGATTCCAGCAACAGAGCGCAGCCATCACCGATTATTGGATTGGACTAGTGACAGTAGGATAATTGTGGACACGCTGCGCTGCATTGCTGCACTCTTTACTCTTTCTGCGTGGGAGCTGAATGAAGGAAAGACCAAGTTGCTTGCTTCAAAAATGGATTCTGCATAGTCAAGATGAAAGAAAATGTGTAACTCTACGACAATTCCTTTTTCTCCGTGTGGTCGCATAGATTTTCGTTGCTCAATCGACCGCACCCTACCATCGCTCACTCTGAACTGAAGTTAGTCCTGTGGGTGGCAGCATTGATTGCTGGTGCGGTACGGCAGGTCTGTCATGCGCCACCGGGGGAAATGGTTTTGTGGTCCAGTCCCCGTTTGTCTGCGCAAAGAATAGTCCAGAATGGACCGACACGTCACGATATAATTATGTTAGAATTAGCGGACATTTGTCGCCTATCTCCACCACCTGAAACGGAAGCTTCTCGGCGTTGTTCTTGGGTGTGGACTGCAGATCTGTAGCTTTAGGTTTGGATAAGACCAGCTGCAGCAACGCAGCATGTCAAGAGCAGCTTTGTGTTGTGTCCCCCACCCCACCCAGTATTTTGTTCTCTGGGAGGGAAGTTCACAGACTCCATTCTGACCTCTGTTTTTCGCCGGTGCGCTCTTCTTGATGCAGGTTGCCGAGCGGATCGGTGTTGAGGTGACGAAGTGACTAAGTGAGCTAGGATGGTGAATATACGGAGGCAGAGGTAGTACCCAGGATCGCGGTCGTCAAGGAAGCCAGTGACCCCATCCTTGTGGTGAAATTCCTGTGCTGGTTTGTAGGCTTGTAGCTGTATGTATGACAACTTATTAGGGTTCCGTTGAACCTGCTATGCATGCATGCTTGCTGCCCTGACAGTGACAGGCGAATGCGTCCCATGCACTTGAATATGAGGGTCTGGGTTCTGGACTTCTGGGACTCTTGAGTTATTGAATTATTGTCGCCTAGTTAGACACAAAGTTATCTGCCATGCACTTAAaaattgaaggtctggaattctgGATTGTTGTCTAATCAGACAAAGTTATCTGAGCAACATACCAAGCATTTATATAATTACTACAAAATAATAAAATATAGTAGAATCTTTAAAACACAAAGGAAATTTGTTTTACTTAGACAAATTAAAGATCTTTTAGatttttttttttcaaaaaaaaagacATGCTCTGTCTTCTAATGTATAGGTTGGACTCGTTTGGATCTTCTGTGGTTCCATTTGGTATTTATTTGCTAGTCGGTGTTCTCTTTATGTATCATGAATCAGCTGATGACGATGGCCCAAACTATATGATTTTGAAGACAATACAAATCATAAGCACATGCTCTCATCCTGTTCCTCAACCAGCCGGAGCTCGCCTGCTCCTGAAATCTCGATCGACCATGGCAGTAAGCTACAACCAGCGACGAAATGGCGTCCACTCCGGGTCGAACGCCCTGTCGCGCATAGGATCAGAACGGCAGGCATCGCCTTAGCACGTACAGACGGAACGAATGAAAAAGACGGCGAGCAGACAGCAACTCTGGCACGTAAACGTCGTGGTTGTTGCTTGCTGCAtgcaggccaggccaggccaagCGGCGACGACTGGGGCCCATTTCTTTCAGCGCCTTTGGTTCTTCCTAGCGCCCGGGCTTTGCTTCTCATCAAGCAAGTTGTTGCGATCCATCATCTCGCTGCAAGTTTGGTGCCTCCTAAAAATTAATTAATTCATACTAAAAGTAGTTGCCTTTACTAATAGTATTAGGTGATGTTTGATTTCTAAAGATTAATTTTTAGTTCctctattttattccattttagtttctTAATTGATAAAAATGAAACTTATTTTAATCTAAAGACtataataaaataaaatagagagactaaaaattagtccatacaaaccaaacacatccttaCGTCCGTGTCCTTCACCATCCGGTCGGCTGACGACGAGGCGACGACCACCATGTATGTTGTCGTCGAAAGGTCAACCATCAGATCCACCAACACGTGtaggtagagatggcaatgggtatccGAAACCCGATTAGCCGACGGGTTTTATCCGATATGAAGGCGGGTACAAGATGATTTCTCTGCCCGCGAGTATATTAATGGGAAAGAACATCTACCCGTTGGGTAGAAGAGTACGAGTACGAGTTGGTACTATCTATACCCGTCTAACCATGGATAAAATATTCTCGCATCAATATCACTATAACCATCTAATAGAGCTCATCTTAGCTAAAATAAAACCCTTCTCTAGCTATCATTTGTCTAGctaccaagttatgtaatcatatgatttgttGTATGCGAAGTTAAACTTGTTTtttatgtttatttaatattttgaatGATTGATATATTGGAATTTAAGACTTTCCTAGCGGGTACAAGTTACCCGACGGGTAAAATTACCAGCGCGGGTACGAGTATGTGTAAAATTTTATAACGGCGAACATATATAAGTAACCTGATAGATAGATTTTTTTCTATAGATACGGATATAGAATGACATTACTCGACAGATATGTACCTATTACTATCTCTATTTGCATGCGTTTAGTGACGCACTCGCTTTTAGAAAAGAGAAGTGTGTCACGTACGATCCACCGTACGACTAGATGTCATTGTCTTTTGTTTTAACCGAGCCTATCCGGCTATCCCTAGATTCCTACGTGTAGCAGCACAAGAACCCAAGTACAATGGACAAAAGGGCCCTATGACCTATTTAAATTTGATTTTGGTGTTTAGTGATCGACATgactatttaaattcatattatTTCCCTATAATATTTAGTTACACCGACTAAAATTTAGTTTATATCACATCAAATATCTAAATATCAACtacaagtattaaatatagtctaattataaaactaattacttAAACGAATAAGGATCCAGCCTGAACCTATCAAGCCTGATTCTTAGTATCACCGATCCAAACACGCTCTAGAGGATTTCCTGTGAAAAATTGGGATCGCATCTCTAGAATAAACTCAACGTCACCTGTCAGGCTGTCATCGGCTAAGTACACACAAGGTAGTGTCACACCAAGAAATGTAAATACAACAGAAAAAGTTGTAGGTCTAGTGCATTCGGAGAACAAGTGAGAAATATTTTTTTTCGTGACTTCCCTACGAAGCAGACACAATCCTTGGTAAAGATCTAAACAAAGAAATATAACAGTGAGCGCTAGCACTTAGGAACAAACATGACTCCGCTATGGTTGGTGGTTAAATTCCAGATGGCTGAATTTGCACAAACGGCTCAATATTTGTTTCGGATTAAAAAGTCGGCTGCTGCTGCAACTGTTACGAAATCTTCGGCGGTCTCACAAGATTTGGCAACGCTGTCCGTCATTCATGAGCTCCCGTCCGGGCGGCGGGCGGCGACCTGGTGAGACGTCGGCGAGGGACCGGCGAACGAGCAGAGCGGGGGCGTCGCGGCGCGGGTTAATGCGAGAGCGAGAGGCCAGCGGAAGGCGGGGACAGCAGGGGCCGCGGCACGGAGCACTCCAGGGCCCCCGGCCTGCCACCATGTCGCCCGTGCCCGCGGCAAGCCAGCGACGCCCCCACTCTTCCGGTCGCCTTCCCTCGCCGCGGACCGCGGTGCCAGCGTGCCGTGCTCCGCACCTGACCGTGTCTTCCGTGATTTGCTTTTAGGACACGGCACGGCATACACGTTGCATTTCGGTACACAAGACTGCGCCGCGTACGCGTATATACGCGATGATTCCAGGGTTCCGGGAGGATTCGTTCAACTCCACTGCTTAACTTCACCGTCTATAAAACACTCCTCGTTAATGTAATTCTTCTAGTACTATATCACCTTATTTAGTTGGTCCTCCTTCTAAATCATAATTTAACTTAAACAATAACATGAATGTCATTGCCCCTAGCCAAACACGAGGAATACTCTAAATAAAGATAAAAAGTGCTCTAACCAAAGGTTAGGAACAAGAGTATATAAAACAAAACCTACCTTTTTCAATCATGTATATGACTAATGTCGGTTACCTAGGAATAAAGTACCCAAAATAGGTACATAAAATGTACAAGCGCCCTAAAAGCTCTTGGGACCTCAAGAGGTACAACAAGAGAAGTGGGGAAAGCCTCTAGGGTTACATCTAGAGGTTTTCCCAGAAAGGAATGAGCTCCCCGGTGCCACCGACGCTGATGTGGTAAGTGCCTTCACCTATGGCACAACCAACGAGGCGCTCACCCATGAACTTTGGCGTGGGAGACCAAGAACAACAACCGATCTCCTCGACATAGCGATCAAGTTCATTGACGGGGAGGACGTTGTAGGGGCAATTTTCCGCAAAGGAAAGAGCTCGCGCGACGCCGGTGAACCAATCGACAAGAAGAGGGAGCGTCGGGAGCACCCCGACAGGCATCGGAGGAACCACCACCCCTGGCGCGGCGAAGAAGAAGTTGCCACAGCAGATCGGTCACCCAAGCCCCCGGTGAAGAACGACAACGACCACTTCCAGAAGCTAATGGACTCACTGTGTCACAGCCACGGCTTCCCCATCCACCACAAGCTCTGGGAGTGCGAGCTCCTAAAGCGCTTCATCTCCAAGCAGGGTGCCTCATGATCTTTAGCGGGGCAAAgcatatgtgaaagggaaatagggtcaaaccttttcctaaatgattttggtggttgaaatgcccaacacaaataattggactaactagtttgctctagattatacattctataggtgccaaaggttcaacacaaaccaataaaaagatctaagttagggttcaaaagaaaggagcaaaagaaaccgaagagaaccctggtctggcgctccgaactgtccggtgtgccaccggacaatgtccggtgccctaggGACCGTACAGGTTGAACtctccaccttcgggtttctggacagccgctccgctataattcaccggacagtc
It contains:
- the LOC100283175 gene encoding rhythmically expressed protein — translated: MAAPTTLRSAAARARARAAELVRGRWPQRRLGTTSAAETESKKNKEEEEEGAGWELSAAREYYDYRKSIYGDVTHRALLVDAVGTLVVPAQPTAQVYKSIGEKYGVKYSEDEILMRYRRAYEQPWGGSRLRYVDDGRTFWQHIVTSSTGCSDAQYFEELYQYFMTEKAWKLCDPDAESVFKALRKAGVKTAVVSNFDTRLRPLLQALKCDHWFDAVAVSAEVAAEKPNPIIFLKACELLGVKPEEAVHVGDDRRNDIWGARDAGCDAWLWGSDVRSFKEVAERIGVEVTK